The Chryseobacterium glaciei DNA window GGTTTTGTTCCGTCGAAGTTTAAGCAAAAATTATTGAGAGGTTTTCTAAAATGGTACAACCGAAAAATGTACTTGAATGTAAGAGAAGACTATCAGGCAGAATTATTTGGGTTATCTCAATATGCATCAGATAAATACAATTTTATTGCACCTAAATATCTGAGAAGTTTATATTTACATGGCGCTCACGATATTGGCCATGCAATGCAGGATTTGATGGTGGTTGGCTGTACTTCTCTCGCGGTTTGGAATGAAAATACGGAAGATGGAGATCTGTTGATCGGGCGAAATTTCGATTTTTATGTTGGAGATGATTTTGCTAAAAATAAATTGATAGAATTCGTAGAGCCTGAACAAGGAATTCCCTACATGTCTGTGAGTTGGCCGGGAATGATTGGCGTGGTTTCAGGGATGAATAAAGAAGGGATTACAGTGACAATCAATGCAGGAAAATCTAAAATTCCTTTGACTGCAAAAACACCTATTTCTTTGGTTACGAGAGAGATTTTACAATATGCAAAAAACATCGAAGAAGCTATTGCCATTGCAAAAAAGAGGAAGGTTTTCGTTTCCGAATCTATTTTGGTTGGAAGCGCAAATGATAAAAATACAGTCATTATTGAGGTTTCACCGGATAATTTCGGAGTTTATAAAGTAGAAAATACAAGTCGTGTTTTTTGTACAAATCATTTCCAATCAGATGCTTATAAAGATGATAAAAGAAATAAAAAACATATTATAGAAAGTCATTCTGAATACCGTTACGAAAAACTTCAGGAACTTTTAGAAAAAAATAAAAAGCTGAATCCTGAAAAAATGGCTTCTGTTTTAAGAGATAAATCGGGCTTAAAAGAGGAGAAAATAGGTTATGGAAATGAAAAGGCAATCAATCAGTTACTGGCGCATCATGCCGTGATTTTTTCGCCTCAGAAAAAATTGGTTTGGGTTTCTGCGAATCCTTATCAGTTGGGAGAATTTGTATGTTATGATTTAAATGAAATTTTTTCAGATAAAAGATTAAAAAGCGGTGAATTTGCAAAGTCAAATTTAAATATTGCTAAAGATCCTTTTATTGATTCTCAAGAGTACAAAAATTACGAAGAATATAAAAAATTAAGTTCTCAGATTGAAGATGCAATTAATGATAAAAAGAAAATTCTTTCTGATGAATTTATCAATAATTATCAATCTTTAAACCCTGATTTTTGGTTCTTATATTATCAGGCAGGAAAGTATTATTTCAATAAAAAAGAATATTCTAAAGCGAAAATTCAATTTGAAGCAGCGTTAACAAAAGAAATTACAACTGTTCCAGATAGAGAAAATGTTGAGGAATATTTGAAGAAAACATTAAAAAAATTAAAATGATTCCCAAAAGTATACGGTATTTATTTTCCATTCCTTTTATTATAATTGTTTGTTATTCTGTGTATTTGCTGAGTAGATACAATTCAATTCCAGAGATAATTCCTATTCATGGTTACGGAAGATCGACAGGCGGATCTGGAAGTAAATTATTTCTTTTTTCACCAATTATATTAAACATGATCATTTTATTGTTCATTTGGAGAATCATCAAAAATCCTGGTAAGATCAATTTTACTTTTGAGAATAAAGATGAAAATTACAAGAAAGAAACTTTTACAGTACAGTTGGTTTTGGTGATTATTGCTATATTTATTACTGTTTTTACAACACTTTTGTTGTTCTCCGATGTTGTTTATAAATAATTTTAATTCTTGAAATTTTAATAGAATGCTTATTGGTAATAATAACAATTAGCCTTATTTATTTTGTTTAATTTTTATTTATTATTTAATAAATATTATTTGTGTTTTTATAAGTGTTTATGGTGTTTTTATTGAATAATAACTTTTTAATTGTTTATTTTGTTTTATTATTTTAATTGATTTTGCTTTTTTAATGTAAAAATATTTGGCGCGTAGTTAGTTTATTATTTATATTCGTTTCCTTAAAACCATGAAACGAATGAGAAAAAACTATTTTTTATCTCTTATATTTTTATTGATGCTGTTTTCTTGTAAAGATGAGAAGATGGAAGGAGTGGAGGTAGAGAGTTCTTTTGTTAATTTTGAAATCAATGCGGTTCCATACGCTAAATTATCTACCTATGCTTTCTTCACAGGTGAACTAAAAAATTTAACTCCATCAAGCAAGGTAATTCCTTATGAACCTGCAAGTTCGCTGTTTACCGATTATGCTCTTAAAAAGAGATTTATCTGGATGCCGCAAGGCGTAAAAGCGACTTTTGATGCAGATGATAAAACACTGAATTTCCCTGTAGGAACTGTTTTAATAAAAAGCTTTTATTACAATACAGTACAGCCTAATAATACCACCAAAATACTGGAAACGCGATTAATGATAAGAAAATCAACTGGTTGGATTTTTGCAGAATACATGTGGAATGATGAACAGACAGAAGCCAATCTGGTTACCGGAACAGATTTTACAAGTGGTAGTTCTAAAAACTTAACTTTCAAAAAAGAGAATAATGAAGTCATGAATATTGATTACAGAATTCCTTCAGAATCAGAATGCTATGCCTGTCATAAATTAGATAACAAGCCGGTTCCTATCGGTGTAAAACCTCAAAATATTAATACAACATATAGCTACGAAGGAGGAGTTAAAAATCAATTGCAAAAATTGGTGGATGAAGGTTATCTTTTAAGTTACCCTTCAAATATTGTTTCTACAGTTAATTACAAAGATACCAGCAAACCTGTAGATATACGGTTGCGGTCTTATTTAGATATCAACTGCGCGCATTGTCATCAACAAAATGCGCGTTGTGATTATCGTGCTATACGATTGAGTTTTAGCCAAACGACAAACCTTACCAATATGGGAGTTTGCGTAATGGCAGATGAACCGCAAGGTCCTTCATTAGAGAAGATTATAACACCCGGAAATCATAATAAATCGGTGATGAGCTTTAGACTTAATTCTGTAGATGAGAGTAACAGAATGCCTTTGTTGGGAAGAACGATTGTACACGATGAAGGAGTTGAACTCTTAAAGCAATGGATCAATTCTCTTAACCAAAACTGTCCTTAAAAACAAATAACCAAACTGAAAGAATATGAGAAAAAAATTATCCTTTTTTGTTTTATTATCTAATATAACATGGGGAATAGCACAACTTACTTGCGCTTCTGCAGTAAATCTTACGGTAGGAACATATACAGCACCTGCAGTTACAGGAACGCCACCATCCATAGTTTGTAATTTGGGAACTCTCGGATCAGCAGCGGTATGGTACAAATACACAGCTACTGCAAATAAGAATGTTACTGTTTCTTCGTTCGTAGCAGGGCAAAATGTAGACACAAGAGTGATGGTATATTCAGGAAGTTGTGGAGCATTAGCATGTGTTGCAGCAAATGATGACTCTTCTGGTACTTCTTCACAGGTTACCTTTGGAGCTGTTGCCGGAAACACCTATTATGTGGTGTTCGACAACAGATGGTCTAGTTTAGGATTTAATTTTAATGTAACTGAATCAGCACCTGTTATCAATCGACTTTCATTTGTTTCTCAGCCGGTTACGGTAGCCGGTAGTTACAATAACTGTGTGGTAGATATGAACGGGGATTATTTAGATGATATTGTTTCTGTCGTAAATAATACTCAAATCGTTATCTCATATCAAAAGCAGGGAGGTGGATTCAATGATGTTACGTATACAATTCCCAATACGACAGTATTACCTTCATGGAGCATTGCTGCCGGAGATTACGACAATAACGGTTTTAATGATCTGGTGTATGGTTCTGGAAGCGGGATTGCTTTTTTGAAAGCTAGTGCTGACGGAACGGCCTTTATTGCTGATAGAAAACCACAATCTTTTTTAGTTCAGAGAACTAATTTTATAGATATCAATAATGATGGAAAACTGGATGCTTTCATTTGTGATGATAACGCTCCGAACAGGTATTATATGAATGATGGAACAAATATGAACCACAATCAGGGAGGAATGGGAGATTTCCCTTCTGGTGGAAATTACGGTTCTATCTGGATTGATTATGATAACGATGGTGACATGGACTTATACATTGCAAAATGTAGCGGAGGAGGTTCCGGTCCCGGAGGAAATATAGATGAGCTTCACAGAAACAACGGAAACGGAACTTTCACAAACGTTGCTCTTGCTGCGAATATGGCTAATCCTACCCAGACATGGTCTACTGCTTGGGGAGATTTTAATAATGATGGTTGGATGGACGCTGTCGTAGGAATCAATGCTACAACCAACGGGCTGAGCAAAGTGATGAAGAATAATGGGGATGGTACATTTACCGATAAATCAGTAGGTTCGGGTTATGATATAGTTAATGCTTCAAGCAGAGAATATATTGCTTATGATTTTGATAATGATGGATTTCTGGATGTCTTAGGCGCAGGAAATACAATCATGTTTGGAAATGGTGATTTTACTTTTACTCCAAATGCTACTGTTTACAGCTTAAATATAACAAAGCGCCCAATTGGAGATCTCAATAATGACGGATTTCTGGATATTCAGAATGGAAATACCATCATGATGAATGCCGGAAACACCAATAAATGGCTAAAAGTAACATTAAAAGGAACTCAAAGTAACAGAAACGGAATCGGAGCAAGAGTTGAAATTTACGGAGCTTGGGGAAAACAAATCCGAGATGTACAGAGCGGAACAGGTTTCGGAAATATGAGTACACTGAATGCTCATTTCGGAATTGGTCAGGCTACAGCCATTACAAAAGTAATTATAAAATGGCCTTCAGGTATTGTTGATACGATTTACAATGTAACGCCAAACACGACATTAAATGTTGTGGAAGGATCATTCTTGAATACGAGAGAAGTACAGACTACTCAGGAAATATTCACTATTTATCCAAATCCGAGTGATGATATTATCAATTTTAAATCTAAAAATGATTTTACTCCAACCGAAGCAAAAGTGTATGAAATGACTGGTAGAATGGTTTTACAAACAAAGGTTGAAAGAAACTCAATGTCTATCAAACAATTAAATTCAGGTATTTACATGCTTGTTTTGGCAGATAAAAATGGAAAAACATATTCTCAGAAGCTAACGAAAAAATAAAACATAATTTATCCTTCATAACTCACTGCAAGGTCGAAAGGCTTTGCAGTTTTTGTTTAAAAAAGGTTGGATTAATTATTATCAGGATTCACTCTATTCAAAAAGAAAAAAGTGCCTATTCCTAAAATCATAGACATTGTGGTCGCTAAAATGGTACTTCCGATTACGTATTGAAGAAGATTATTCTTAATCAGTTCAAAATTAAGTTCACTGCTTAAAATATTACTGTCGCTATGTACAAAAGGAGAACCTAAAAATAGTGAAGCTGCAATGATAAAAGGGATAAACGGTGGAAAACTCACGTTAGAAGCTACAAAAGCCAAGACTTTGTTCAGTTTAAAAAGAACCGCCAGAGAAATAGTTAATAAAGTATGAAATCCCCACAACGGAGAAAATCCTATAAAAACCCCAAGCGCAATAGAAAAAGCCTTTGTACGGTTGCTTCCGTCGCTTTCTAAAACATCTTCTTTAATGAATCTTTTAAAGCTTTTCTTCCTGAAATTATTAATAAAATTTCTCGGAATAATATAAAGCAAAGTAATCGTCACCAAGATCGTATTCAGAATACTGATTCTTGTAAAATCTTTGAAAGGTCTGAAATGCGAAACCCTTTCCGCAGGATCATACAAAACTTTTATCGGAACATTTTTTACGGGAACATGTCTCCAGGCTGTTCTTACAATAATTTCAATCTCAAACTCAAATTTTGGAGTAAAATATTTTTTCGGAATTTTATGTAAAGGATATAAACGATAACCGGATTGGGTGTCTTCCAGCTTAATTCCGGTTTCAAACCAAAACCAGAAATTAGAAAAACGATTTCCGAAACTGCTTTTCTTTGGAATTCCGTCTTGCGACATATTTCGATTTCCGATCAGTAAAACATCATGTTCTTCATTCAATAATGCTTCCACAAAAACCGGAAGGTCATCCGGATAATGTTGCCCGTCTGAATCAATCGTTATTGAATAATTGAACCCCAATTCTTTTGCCTTTCTGAAACCTATTTTAAGTCCATTTCCTTTTCCTTTATTCTCAGGCAGGGAAACGGTTGTAATCTGAGGATATTGACCGAGAATGCGAGGTGTGGAGTCCGTAGAACCATCATTGATCACAATGATACTTTCGGTATAGTCTAAAACACCAGTAATCACTCTTCTCAGAGTTTTCTCGTTGTTGTAAGTAGGTATTAAAATGCAGATTTTCTTTTCAGAAATTGCATTCTGTACTTCAGGAAGGGTCATTGTTTTATTTTAATGATGCTTTTTCAGTATCAGACATGGTTTTGGACTGTACAGCAAACTTTTTAATATAACTTTTCATAGCTGCATTTTGCTTTCCGTAGTTGCTTAAAATGAATGCTTTATCATCTTTCAATCCACCTCTGTATCCTACAATTTTAGGGATATTTTCCTGAACACTTAGTCTTATCAGCCTTAATTCAATATTGTTAGGATTTGATTTAATAATACTTTCAAGGTTTACTGCTCCGGCTTTTACGAGCGCTTTTCTGTTTTGTTTAACAATTTTGGCTTCCATGATCTTCGCAGCAGCTTTATATCCAATGGTTACAGCATCAGAACCTGACTGTTTTTCGGCAGTATTAATAAATGCCTGTGTGTTTTCGTTGGATTGATTGGCTTTTGCATAGCTATTT harbors:
- a CDS encoding C45 family autoproteolytic acyltransferase/hydolase, which produces MLLFFSFSLILSLTSCGVRKSIKHVPDVKQYSLEVPKVSKINDSTFNFNQNYLTKNKQQLWELYIKGNPLQLGYNNGALTQNLMQKQEEIFFSKVEGFVPSKFKQKLLRGFLKWYNRKMYLNVREDYQAELFGLSQYASDKYNFIAPKYLRSLYLHGAHDIGHAMQDLMVVGCTSLAVWNENTEDGDLLIGRNFDFYVGDDFAKNKLIEFVEPEQGIPYMSVSWPGMIGVVSGMNKEGITVTINAGKSKIPLTAKTPISLVTREILQYAKNIEEAIAIAKKRKVFVSESILVGSANDKNTVIIEVSPDNFGVYKVENTSRVFCTNHFQSDAYKDDKRNKKHIIESHSEYRYEKLQELLEKNKKLNPEKMASVLRDKSGLKEEKIGYGNEKAINQLLAHHAVIFSPQKKLVWVSANPYQLGEFVCYDLNEIFSDKRLKSGEFAKSNLNIAKDPFIDSQEYKNYEEYKKLSSQIEDAINDKKKILSDEFINNYQSLNPDFWFLYYQAGKYYFNKKEYSKAKIQFEAALTKEITTVPDRENVEEYLKKTLKKLK
- a CDS encoding DUF2062 domain-containing protein gives rise to the protein MTLPEVQNAISEKKICILIPTYNNEKTLRRVITGVLDYTESIIVINDGSTDSTPRILGQYPQITTVSLPENKGKGNGLKIGFRKAKELGFNYSITIDSDGQHYPDDLPVFVEALLNEEHDVLLIGNRNMSQDGIPKKSSFGNRFSNFWFWFETGIKLEDTQSGYRLYPLHKIPKKYFTPKFEFEIEIIVRTAWRHVPVKNVPIKVLYDPAERVSHFRPFKDFTRISILNTILVTITLLYIIPRNFINNFRKKSFKRFIKEDVLESDGSNRTKAFSIALGVFIGFSPLWGFHTLLTISLAVLFKLNKVLAFVASNVSFPPFIPFIIAASLFLGSPFVHSDSNILSSELNFELIKNNLLQYVIGSTILATTMSMILGIGTFFFLNRVNPDNN
- a CDS encoding CRTAC1 family protein, producing the protein MRKKLSFFVLLSNITWGIAQLTCASAVNLTVGTYTAPAVTGTPPSIVCNLGTLGSAAVWYKYTATANKNVTVSSFVAGQNVDTRVMVYSGSCGALACVAANDDSSGTSSQVTFGAVAGNTYYVVFDNRWSSLGFNFNVTESAPVINRLSFVSQPVTVAGSYNNCVVDMNGDYLDDIVSVVNNTQIVISYQKQGGGFNDVTYTIPNTTVLPSWSIAAGDYDNNGFNDLVYGSGSGIAFLKASADGTAFIADRKPQSFLVQRTNFIDINNDGKLDAFICDDNAPNRYYMNDGTNMNHNQGGMGDFPSGGNYGSIWIDYDNDGDMDLYIAKCSGGGSGPGGNIDELHRNNGNGTFTNVALAANMANPTQTWSTAWGDFNNDGWMDAVVGINATTNGLSKVMKNNGDGTFTDKSVGSGYDIVNASSREYIAYDFDNDGFLDVLGAGNTIMFGNGDFTFTPNATVYSLNITKRPIGDLNNDGFLDIQNGNTIMMNAGNTNKWLKVTLKGTQSNRNGIGARVEIYGAWGKQIRDVQSGTGFGNMSTLNAHFGIGQATAITKVIIKWPSGIVDTIYNVTPNTTLNVVEGSFLNTREVQTTQEIFTIYPNPSDDIINFKSKNDFTPTEAKVYEMTGRMVLQTKVERNSMSIKQLNSGIYMLVLADKNGKTYSQKLTKK